From a region of the Lactuca sativa cultivar Salinas chromosome 4, Lsat_Salinas_v11, whole genome shotgun sequence genome:
- the LOC111877129 gene encoding root phototropism protein 3, with translation MNSSSFLTKFLRHHRHQYTRMNHLPSLDSSASSPTDKSNSLASKCWLDDACIVDIDYFVKTLSGIKANGVRPDLIGSIITHYASKWIPELSGEPPSPVAPELQSLSQSATASWLKKRFFIETIVAVLPPEKDAIPCSFLLRLLKNANMVGVDSSYKEELEKRVAWRLDQATLKELMIPCFSHDRSTLFDVELMLRLVKRFVELEIEGLRTGAGMFKVAKLVDAYLAEVAVDSEVALPEFMELAGAVPAQARATDDGLYRAIDTYLKTHVNVTKQERKRLCKLIDSQKLSTEASIHAAQNERLPVRSVIQVLFSEQAKLSSHTDWSRSFSTARSPNLSVDPHDRCHSSRDIATIQQMEIKKLKEHVTKLERQCYSMQNQIDKLSEKKRGFFNWRKLQMSTTLKSMSIEVADESKLDSSSIGKQTPLKGKQGRNKTPKRWRSSTS, from the exons ATGAACAGCTCCTCATTCCTTACCAAATTCCTCCGCCATCACCGCCACCAATACACCAGAATGAACCACCTACCATCATTGGATTCCTCCGCCAGTTCCCCCACCGACAAATCAAATTCCCTCGCCTCCAAATGCTGGCTTGACGACGCCTGCATTGTTGACATCGACTACTTCGTCAAAACACTTTCCGGCATCAAAGCTAATGGCGTACGACCAGACCTCATTGGTTCCATCATCACACATTACGCTTCCAAATGGATTCCTGAACTCTCCGGCGAACCACCATCACCTGTCGCCCCCGAACTCCAGTCTCTCTCACAAAGCGCCACCGCGTCTTGGCTCAAGAAACGTTTTTTCATAGAGACTATAGTGGCGGTTCTACCACCGGAGAAAGACGCCATTCCCTGCAGCTTTCTTCTCCGGCTACTCAAGAACGCTAACATGGTGGGTGTGGACTCGAGTTACAAGGAGGAGCTGGAGAAAAGAGTTGCATGGCGGCTGGACCAGGCGACGTTGAAAGAGCTGATGATACCGTGTTTTAGTCATGACAGAAGCACGTTGTTCGACGTCGAGCTTATGCTCCGGTTAGTGAAAAGGTTTGTGGAATTGGAGATCGAAGGTCTCAGAACCGGTGCCGGAATGTTTAAGGTTGCAAAGCTTGTAGACGCTTATCTTGCAGAAGTTGCCGTCGATTCAGAGGTGGCATTGCCGGAGTTTATGGAGCTTGCCGGAGCAGTTCCTGCACAAGCCCGTGCCACGGACGATGGTTTATACCGTGCTATTGATACTTATTTAAAA ACGCATGTGAACGTGACAAAACAAGAAAGAAAGAGATTATGCAAATTAATCGATAGTCAAAAGTTATCAACCGAAGCATCCATTCATGCAGCTCAAAATGAACGTTTACCAGTAAGATCAGTAATCCAAGTGCTATTCTCTGAACAAGCAAAACTGAGTTCCCACACTGATTGGAGTCGATCATTCAGCACTGCCAGAAGCCCGAACCTCAGTGTGGACCCACACGATAGGTGCCATTCATCAAGAGATATTGCAACAATTCAACAAATGGAAATCAAGAAGCTAAAAGAACATGTAACAAAGCTTGAAAGGCAATGCTACTCGATGCAAAATCAAATTGACAAGTTATCGGAGAAGAAAAGAGGGTTTTTCAATTGGAGGAAACTGCAAATGTCAACGACTCTAAAGTCTATGAGCATAGAAGTGGCTGACGAAAGTAAGTTGGATTCGAGTAGCATTGGAAAGCAAACTCCTCTCAAGGGAAAACAAGGGAGAAATAAGACTCCGAAAAGGTGGAGATCATCTACTTCTTAA